One Equus caballus isolate H_3958 breed thoroughbred chromosome 14, TB-T2T, whole genome shotgun sequence DNA segment encodes these proteins:
- the MED7 gene encoding mediator of RNA polymerase II transcription subunit 7 isoform X1 — protein sequence MASSWRRRPEVGFRLRWRRRLPVSTRCGGSGSSTMGEPQQVSALPPPPMQYIKEYTDENIQEGLAPKPPPPIKDSYMMFGNQFQCDDLIIRPLESQGIERLHPMQFDHKKELRKLNMSILINFLDLLDILIRSPGSIKREEKLEDLKLLFVHVHHLINEYRPHQARETLRVMMEVQKRQRLETAERFQKHLERVIEMIQSCLASLPDDLPRSEGGIRVKTEPMDADDSNNCSGQNERQRENSGHRRDQIIEKDAALCVLIDEMNERP from the exons ATGGcttcttcctggaggaggaggccggAAGTCGGGTTTCGGCTGCGGTGGCGGAGGCGCTTGCCAGTGTCAACCCGCTGCGGAG GTTCTGGATCTTCCACAATGGGTGAGCCACAGCAAGTAAGTGCTCTTCCGCCACCTCCAATGCAGTACATCAAGGAGTACACGGATGAAAATATTCAGGAAGGCCTAGCTCCCAAGCCTCCACCTCCAATAAAAGACAGCTATATGATGTTTGGCAACCAGTTCCAATGTGATGATCTCATCATCCGCCCTTTAGAAAGTCAGGGCATCGAACGGCTTCATCCTATGCAGTTTGATCACAAGAAAGAACTGAGGAAACtcaatatgtctatccttatcAATTTCTTAGACCTCTTAGATATCTTGATAAGGAGCCCTGGGAGTATAAAACGAGAAGAGAAGCTAGAAGATCTTAAGCTGCTTTTTGTACATGTTCATCATCTCATAAATGAATACCGACCCCACCAAGCAAGAGAGACCTTGAGAGTCATGATGGAGGTGCAGAAACGTCAACGCCTTGAAACAGCTGAGAGATTTCAGAAGCATCTGGAACGAGTCATTGAGATGATTCAGAGTTGCTTGGCTTCTTTGCCTGATGATTTGCCCCGTTCAGAAGGAGGGATCAGAGTGAAAACTGAACCGATGGATGCTGACGATAGCAACAATTGTTCTGGACAGAAtgaacgacaaagagaaaattcaggTCATAGGAGAGACCAGATTATAGAGAAAGATGCTGCCTTGTGTGTCCTAATtgatgaaatgaatgaaagaccATGA
- the MED7 gene encoding mediator of RNA polymerase II transcription subunit 7 isoform X2, translating to MGEPQQVSALPPPPMQYIKEYTDENIQEGLAPKPPPPIKDSYMMFGNQFQCDDLIIRPLESQGIERLHPMQFDHKKELRKLNMSILINFLDLLDILIRSPGSIKREEKLEDLKLLFVHVHHLINEYRPHQARETLRVMMEVQKRQRLETAERFQKHLERVIEMIQSCLASLPDDLPRSEGGIRVKTEPMDADDSNNCSGQNERQRENSGHRRDQIIEKDAALCVLIDEMNERP from the coding sequence ATGGGTGAGCCACAGCAAGTAAGTGCTCTTCCGCCACCTCCAATGCAGTACATCAAGGAGTACACGGATGAAAATATTCAGGAAGGCCTAGCTCCCAAGCCTCCACCTCCAATAAAAGACAGCTATATGATGTTTGGCAACCAGTTCCAATGTGATGATCTCATCATCCGCCCTTTAGAAAGTCAGGGCATCGAACGGCTTCATCCTATGCAGTTTGATCACAAGAAAGAACTGAGGAAACtcaatatgtctatccttatcAATTTCTTAGACCTCTTAGATATCTTGATAAGGAGCCCTGGGAGTATAAAACGAGAAGAGAAGCTAGAAGATCTTAAGCTGCTTTTTGTACATGTTCATCATCTCATAAATGAATACCGACCCCACCAAGCAAGAGAGACCTTGAGAGTCATGATGGAGGTGCAGAAACGTCAACGCCTTGAAACAGCTGAGAGATTTCAGAAGCATCTGGAACGAGTCATTGAGATGATTCAGAGTTGCTTGGCTTCTTTGCCTGATGATTTGCCCCGTTCAGAAGGAGGGATCAGAGTGAAAACTGAACCGATGGATGCTGACGATAGCAACAATTGTTCTGGACAGAAtgaacgacaaagagaaaattcaggTCATAGGAGAGACCAGATTATAGAGAAAGATGCTGCCTTGTGTGTCCTAATtgatgaaatgaatgaaagaccATGA
- the HAVCR2 gene encoding hepatitis A virus cellular receptor 2 isoform X1, which produces MFSHLSFDCVLLLLLLLTRSLEGEYTAKVGQNAHLPCHYSPAPSEDLVPVCWGRGPCPVFECHGLVVSTDGKNLKYQISSRYRLTGHLYKGDVSLTIENVTLADSGTYCCRIQFPGLMNDKKTNLELVIKPAKVTTAPSPWRHFTTAFPRMLTTKGRGSETQTLETLHDKNLTQISTLDNELQDSGATTRIGVYIGAGVSAGLALALIFGALILIWYSHSKEKLQNSSLVTLANLPPLGLENAGAEGMRSEENIYTIEENIYEMEDPYEYYCSVNSEQQS; this is translated from the exons ATGTTTTCACATCTTTCCTTTGACTGTGTCCTGCTGTTGCTGCTACTACTTACAA gGTCTTTGGAAGGGGAATACACAGCCAAGGTGGGTCAGAATGCACATCTGCCCTGCCACTACTCTCCAGCCCCCTCTGAGGATCTCGTGCCTGTGTGCTGGGGCCGGGGACCCTGTCCTGTGTTTGAATGTCATGGTCTAGTGGTCAGCACTGATGGAAAGAACTTGAAATACCAGATATCCAGCAGATATCGGCTGACGGGGCATTTATACAAAGGAGACGTGTCCTTGACCATAGAGAATGTGACTTTAGCTGACAGTGGGACCTATTGCTGCCGGATCCAATTCCCAGGCCTAATGAACgataaaaaaacaaacctggagTTGGTCATCAAACCAG CCAAGGTCACCACTGCTCCCAGTCCATGGAGACATTTCACTACAGCCTTTCCAAGGATGCTCACCACCAAGGGACGTGGCTCAG AGACACAGACATTGGAGACCCTCCATGACAAAAATCTAACA CAAATATCCACATTGGATAATGAGTTACAAGACTCTGGCGCGACCACCAGAATAGGCGTCTACATCGGAGCAGGGGTCTCTGCTGGGCTGGCTCTGGCTCTTATCTTTGGTGCTTTAATTCTCATAT GGTATTCTCATAGCAAAGAGAAGTTACAGAATTCAAG CCTTGTCACTTTGGCCAACCTCCCTCCCTTGGGATTAGAAAATGCAGGAGCAGAAGGGATGCGCTCAGAGGAAAACATCTATACCATTGAGGAGAACATATATGAAATGGAGGATCCATATGAGTATTACTGCTCTGTTAACAGTGAGCAACAATCCTGA
- the HAVCR2 gene encoding hepatitis A virus cellular receptor 2 isoform X2 codes for MFSHLSFDCVLLLLLLLTRSLEGEYTAKVGQNAHLPCHYSPAPSEDLVPVCWGRGPCPVFECHGLVVSTDGKNLKYQISSRYRLTGHLYKGDVSLTIENVTLADSGTYCCRIQFPGLMNDKKTNLELVIKPETQTLETLHDKNLTQISTLDNELQDSGATTRIGVYIGAGVSAGLALALIFGALILIWYSHSKEKLQNSSLVTLANLPPLGLENAGAEGMRSEENIYTIEENIYEMEDPYEYYCSVNSEQQS; via the exons ATGTTTTCACATCTTTCCTTTGACTGTGTCCTGCTGTTGCTGCTACTACTTACAA gGTCTTTGGAAGGGGAATACACAGCCAAGGTGGGTCAGAATGCACATCTGCCCTGCCACTACTCTCCAGCCCCCTCTGAGGATCTCGTGCCTGTGTGCTGGGGCCGGGGACCCTGTCCTGTGTTTGAATGTCATGGTCTAGTGGTCAGCACTGATGGAAAGAACTTGAAATACCAGATATCCAGCAGATATCGGCTGACGGGGCATTTATACAAAGGAGACGTGTCCTTGACCATAGAGAATGTGACTTTAGCTGACAGTGGGACCTATTGCTGCCGGATCCAATTCCCAGGCCTAATGAACgataaaaaaacaaacctggagTTGGTCATCAAACCAG AGACACAGACATTGGAGACCCTCCATGACAAAAATCTAACA CAAATATCCACATTGGATAATGAGTTACAAGACTCTGGCGCGACCACCAGAATAGGCGTCTACATCGGAGCAGGGGTCTCTGCTGGGCTGGCTCTGGCTCTTATCTTTGGTGCTTTAATTCTCATAT GGTATTCTCATAGCAAAGAGAAGTTACAGAATTCAAG CCTTGTCACTTTGGCCAACCTCCCTCCCTTGGGATTAGAAAATGCAGGAGCAGAAGGGATGCGCTCAGAGGAAAACATCTATACCATTGAGGAGAACATATATGAAATGGAGGATCCATATGAGTATTACTGCTCTGTTAACAGTGAGCAACAATCCTGA